One window of the Pseudomonas knackmussii B13 genome contains the following:
- a CDS encoding M24 family metallopeptidase: protein MSHGAWLPTPEDLARFRDVQQLAYRCCETIAGELHPGISERETAALMKTWLQDHGVHEWFHQPFAWFGTRTAFKGFDGLRHLGGFNLAFYPGRTRLEEGMPFILDCAPTLGAYTADVGYSGALGSNLLVDRLMDDLLPHRELILDLIRQRQPMAEVSRAVDRLCQRQGTLPRHKAYPFEVLAHRVEKLGERKSGPSIARFGVRNLYTLTRNALLTGRREGWSPLWSSNARSEHAPTPGFWAVEPHLGLRGVGVKYEELLVITEDDAFWLDDDLPHVRRWRERGLLAVRKEAA from the coding sequence ATGTCCCACGGCGCTTGGCTGCCCACCCCCGAAGACCTGGCGCGCTTCCGCGACGTCCAGCAGCTCGCCTACCGTTGCTGCGAAACCATCGCCGGCGAGTTGCACCCCGGCATCAGCGAGCGCGAAACCGCCGCATTGATGAAGACCTGGCTGCAGGATCACGGCGTGCACGAGTGGTTCCACCAACCCTTCGCCTGGTTCGGCACCCGCACCGCCTTCAAGGGCTTCGACGGCCTGCGCCACCTGGGCGGCTTCAACCTGGCCTTCTACCCCGGACGCACGCGCCTGGAAGAGGGCATGCCGTTCATCCTCGACTGCGCCCCCACCCTCGGCGCCTATACCGCCGACGTCGGTTACTCGGGCGCCCTGGGCAGCAACCTGCTGGTCGACCGGTTGATGGACGACCTGCTGCCGCACCGCGAACTCATCCTCGACCTCATCCGCCAGCGCCAGCCGATGGCCGAGGTCAGCCGCGCGGTAGACCGCCTGTGCCAGCGCCAGGGCACCCTGCCGCGACACAAGGCCTACCCGTTCGAAGTCCTGGCACACCGCGTGGAAAAGCTCGGCGAGCGCAAGAGCGGCCCGTCCATCGCCCGCTTCGGCGTGCGCAACCTCTACACCCTGACGCGCAACGCGCTGCTCACCGGGCGCCGCGAAGGCTGGTCGCCGTTGTGGTCGAGCAACGCCCGCTCTGAACACGCGCCCACACCTGGCTTCTGGGCGGTGGAACCGCACCTCGGCCTGCGTGGCGTCGGCGTGAAATACGAAGAGCTGCTGGTGATCACCGAAGACGATGCCTTCTGGCTGGACGACGACTTGCCTCATGTACGCCGTTGGCGCGAGCGCGGCCTGCTGGCAGTGCGCAAGGAGGCCGCATGA
- a CDS encoding SDR family oxidoreductase translates to MNAMLEQRPGLPPAERLTAQSGDVRLAVYRWGDASKPMLLFVHGYPDNHEVWLPLIERLVGRYQVVAYDVRGAGASDKPGKTRDYRLELLSQDLKAVLDAVSPERPVHLVAHDWGSIQTWESVTDPALRERIASYTSVSGPCLDHVGFWMRDRLRQKSPRALLQLVSQLVHSWYIYYFHLPLLPALSWRLGVARLWPQYLRKVEGVRNPAINPHQASDGVHGVKLYRANFITSIFKPRKRHTEVPVQLIVPTRDRYVGQQLFQQLSLWAPRLWRRDVSAGHWTLLAEADRLAGWIDEFASHIEGGEASQALQRAALKPGSGPFAGKLVVVTGAGGGIGRSTLLSFAERGASVLAADIDPAAAERSAELARAMGTSAFSYCVDVGDSAAMERFAQWVKSSLGVPDVVISNAGIGMAGAMLDTTPADWERLLRVNLWSVIDGCRLFGRQMVEAGKPGHLVNVASGVAFAPSRNYPAYATSKAAVLMLSECLRAELAGKGIGVSAACPGFVDTGIVQATRFAGLSDEQQAKRRAKVQRFYRRRRLSPDSVGEKIVQAVQRNKPVVAAGSEVHMAHWQWRLLPGLSRLFARFNLTS, encoded by the coding sequence ATGAACGCCATGTTGGAACAGCGCCCCGGCCTGCCGCCGGCCGAACGCCTGACGGCGCAGTCCGGCGACGTGCGCCTGGCCGTCTACCGCTGGGGCGACGCGAGCAAACCGATGCTGCTGTTCGTCCACGGCTACCCGGACAACCATGAAGTCTGGCTGCCACTGATCGAACGCCTGGTTGGTCGCTATCAAGTCGTGGCCTACGACGTGCGCGGCGCCGGCGCATCGGACAAGCCGGGCAAGACCCGCGACTACCGCCTGGAACTGCTCAGCCAGGACCTCAAGGCCGTGCTGGATGCGGTAAGCCCCGAACGCCCGGTGCACCTGGTCGCCCACGACTGGGGCTCGATCCAGACCTGGGAAAGCGTCACCGACCCGGCGCTGCGCGAGCGCATCGCTTCCTACACCAGTGTCTCCGGCCCCTGCCTCGACCACGTCGGCTTCTGGATGCGCGACCGCCTGCGGCAGAAGAGCCCGCGCGCACTGCTGCAACTGGTCAGCCAGCTCGTGCACTCCTGGTACATCTACTACTTCCACCTGCCGCTGCTCCCGGCGCTGTCCTGGCGCCTGGGCGTGGCTCGCCTGTGGCCGCAATACCTGCGCAAGGTCGAGGGCGTTCGCAATCCGGCGATAAACCCGCACCAGGCCAGCGACGGCGTGCATGGGGTGAAGCTGTATCGGGCGAACTTCATCACCTCGATCTTCAAGCCGCGCAAGCGCCACACCGAGGTCCCCGTGCAACTGATAGTGCCGACCCGCGACCGCTACGTCGGCCAGCAGCTGTTCCAGCAACTCTCGCTGTGGGCGCCGCGGCTGTGGCGGCGCGATGTGTCCGCCGGGCACTGGACGCTGCTCGCCGAAGCCGATCGCCTGGCCGGCTGGATCGACGAATTCGCCAGCCACATCGAAGGCGGCGAAGCCAGTCAGGCACTGCAACGCGCCGCACTGAAGCCGGGTTCTGGGCCCTTCGCCGGCAAGCTGGTGGTGGTCACCGGCGCCGGCGGTGGCATCGGTCGCTCGACCCTGCTCAGCTTCGCCGAGCGCGGCGCCAGCGTGCTCGCCGCGGACATCGACCCGGCCGCCGCCGAACGCAGTGCCGAACTGGCCCGTGCGATGGGCACGAGCGCCTTCAGCTATTGCGTGGATGTCGGCGACAGCGCCGCCATGGAGCGCTTCGCCCAATGGGTGAAGAGCAGCCTGGGCGTGCCCGACGTGGTGATCAGCAACGCCGGCATCGGCATGGCCGGCGCCATGCTCGACACCACCCCGGCGGACTGGGAGCGTCTGCTGCGGGTCAACCTGTGGAGCGTGATCGACGGCTGCCGCCTGTTCGGCCGGCAGATGGTCGAGGCCGGCAAACCCGGGCACCTGGTCAACGTCGCCTCCGGCGTGGCCTTTGCCCCGTCGCGCAACTACCCGGCCTACGCCACCAGCAAGGCCGCGGTGCTGATGCTCAGCGAATGCCTGCGCGCCGAACTGGCCGGCAAGGGCATCGGCGTCAGCGCCGCCTGCCCCGGCTTCGTCGACACCGGCATCGTCCAGGCCACCCGCTTCGCCGGGCTCTCCGACGAGCAACAGGCCAAGCGCCGCGCCAAGGTGCAGCGCTTCTACCGGCGCCGCCGGCTCAGCCCCGATAGCGTGGGCGAGAAGATCGTCCAGGCCGTGCAACGCAACAAGCCGGTGGTCGCCGCCGGCAGCGAGGTGCACATGGCGCACTGGCAATGGCGCCTGCTGCCCGGCCTGTCGCGTCTGTTCGCCCGTTTCAACCTGACTTCCTGA
- a CDS encoding metal-dependent hydrolase → MIDHHHRLVQRKVQFDYSDSPLHWIPGEAEASHVINVIHMMLPAGELWFCRLYNKALPFVKDARLRDDVQGFIRQEAMHSRAHSGALERYLSVHNIDSSKYLKVMDYLFEQLLSDTPFGYQLFNRRPWLQRWWIGQRCAIVAAVEHFTCVLGKWILEADALDRAKADPVLLDLFRWHGAEEVEHRNVAHDLHVHLGGSFVSRQLWMFVVWPLIVWLFAFGTRTIARQDPSLTKPRGFFAIWRDSAKRGLLPRISSVATSFLRYFKPWYHPDHEANTQEALDYLARSPAASRAARA, encoded by the coding sequence ATGATCGACCATCATCACCGCCTGGTGCAGCGCAAGGTCCAGTTCGACTACAGCGACTCGCCGCTGCACTGGATCCCCGGCGAGGCCGAGGCCTCCCACGTGATCAACGTCATCCATATGATGCTGCCGGCCGGCGAGCTGTGGTTCTGCCGCCTGTACAACAAGGCCCTGCCCTTCGTGAAGGACGCCCGCCTGCGCGACGACGTGCAGGGTTTCATCCGCCAGGAGGCGATGCACTCGCGCGCGCACTCCGGGGCGCTGGAGCGCTACCTGTCGGTGCATAACATCGACTCGTCTAAGTACCTGAAGGTGATGGACTACCTGTTCGAGCAGCTGCTCAGCGACACACCCTTCGGCTACCAGCTGTTCAACCGCCGGCCTTGGCTGCAGCGCTGGTGGATCGGCCAGCGTTGCGCCATCGTCGCCGCCGTCGAGCACTTCACCTGCGTACTCGGGAAATGGATTCTCGAGGCCGATGCGCTGGACCGCGCCAAGGCCGACCCGGTGCTGCTCGACCTGTTCCGCTGGCACGGCGCCGAGGAAGTGGAGCACCGGAACGTCGCCCACGACCTGCACGTGCACCTGGGCGGCAGCTTCGTCAGCCGCCAGCTGTGGATGTTCGTGGTCTGGCCGCTGATCGTCTGGCTGTTCGCCTTCGGCACTCGCACCATCGCCCGCCAGGACCCGAGCCTGACCAAGCCGCGCGGCTTCTTCGCCATCTGGCGCGACAGCGCGAAGCGCGGCCTGCTGCCAAGGATCTCCTCGGTGGCGACCAGCTTCCTGCGCTACTTCAAGCCCTGGTACCACCCGGACCACGAGGCCAACACCCAGGAAGCGCTGGACTACCTCGCCCGCTCGCCGGCCGCCAGCCGCGCCGCGCGCGCCTGA